A section of the Mangifera indica cultivar Alphonso chromosome 12, CATAS_Mindica_2.1, whole genome shotgun sequence genome encodes:
- the LOC123230380 gene encoding putative pectinesterase 63, which translates to MDWPKRQTFFGDPKSMPKIVFDRTAAKYGTVDSATVAVESDYFVAINIEFVNSASMPDAKRDDQQAVALRISEDKTAFHNCKFIGYQDTLCDFVGRHIFRDCYIEGPVDFIFGDGQSLYLNSNIKSVAIGLSVITVHGRQEVSGSSGFAFVHCKIIGSGDTYLGRAWKKSPRVIFAFTFTGEHINDQGWLNGMYGESNNNQNCNYAERSVIATVIDWQRLKTVKEVRSFFRLAGYYRSFVDDFAKLAKPLMTLTKKEMLLQWTLLEDGVEFDVYIDASHSEIGVVLIQ; encoded by the exons ATGGATTGGCCAAAACGTCAAACATTTTTTGGGGATCCAAAAAGCATGCCGAAGATTGTGTTTGATAGAACAGCAGCCAAATATGGCACGGTGGATAGTGCCACAGTAGCTGTGGAGAGCGACTACTTCGTGGCtattaatattgaatttgtc AATTCGGCTTCAATGCCGGATGCAAAGAGAGATGATCAACAGGCAGTGGCCTTGAGAATATCAGAAGATAAGACAGCGTTCCATAACTGCAAATTTATTGGTTATCAAGACACCTTATGTGATTTTGTTGGCAGACATATTTTCAGAGACTGTTACATTGAAGGCCCCGTTGATTTCATCTTTGGAGATGGTCAATCCTTATACCTG aaCTCGAATATAAAATCAGTGGCAAtaggtttatcagtaataacaGTCCATGGCAGACAAgaagtgagtggctcaagtgGATTTGCATTCGTCCATTGCAAAATAATCGGCAGTGGTGACACATATCTTGGACGTGCATGGAAGAAAAGCCCTAGGGTGATATTTGCTTTCACATTCACGGGTGAACACATCAACGATCAAGGATGGCTTAATGGCATGTATGGAGAATCTAATAACAATCAAAATTGCAATTATGCAGAAAG GAGTGTTATAGCAACTGTAATTGATTGGCAAAGATTAAAGACGGTTAAGGAGGTCCGAAGTTTCTTTAGGTTGGCAGGTTATTATAGAAGTTTTGTTGATGATTTCGCCAAGTTAGCTAAGCCCCTTATGACACTCACTAAGAAAGAGATGTTGCTTCAATGGACCTTGCTTGAGGATGGGGTAGAGTTTGATGTCTACATTGATGCTTCTCACAGTGAGATTGGTGTTGTATTGATACAATGA